One window of the Pyrus communis chromosome 17, drPyrComm1.1, whole genome shotgun sequence genome contains the following:
- the LOC137722544 gene encoding large ribosomal subunit protein bL19cy-like gives MGSKILPQALITIPRNPNQYPPVKLGFSAALSRRSSISARVSLSRVSSSSIGSVFSPIVSAISKRNFVVRADPSSEGEVGATDDAQENEATGSGEASVAVVEAEAEAVLEPESEEPKPPRKSRVKLGDIMGILNKRAVEAAEQERPVPDIRTGDVVQIKLEVPENKRRLSIYKGIVISRQNAGIHTTIRIRRIIAGIGVEIVFPLYSPNIKELKVLSHRKVRRARLYYLRDKLPRLSTFK, from the exons ATGGGCTCCAAAATTCTTCCacag GCTTTGATAACAATTCCACGAAACCCTAATCAATACCCGCCAGTAAAGCTCGGGTTTTCAGCTGCCCTCTCTCGCCGCTCTTCCATTTCCGCCCGGGTTTCACTCTCTAGGGTTTCATCGAGCTCAATTGGGTCCGTTTTCAGTCCCATTGTTTCCGCGATATCGAAACGGAACTTCGTTGTGAGAGCAGACCCGAGCTCTGAAGGTGAAGTCGGAGCCACTGATGATGCCCAAGAGAATGAAGCAACTGGGAGCGGCGAGGCCTCTGTGGCCGTGGTAGAAGCTGAAGCAGAAGCAGTGCTGGAGCCTGAATCCGAAGAGCCGAAGCCGCCGAGAAAGTCTCGGGTTAAGCTCGGAGATATAATGGGG ATATTAAATAAAAGGGCAGTTGAGGCGGCAGAGCAGGAAAGGCCAGTTCCCGACATTAGAACTGGAGATGTTGTGCAAATTAAACTG GAAGTTCCTGAAAATAAGAGAAGGTTGTCTATCTATAAAGGCATTGTCATTTCAAGACAAAATGCTGGTATTCACACAACTATTCGCATTCGGAGGATTATTGCTGGCATAGGGGTTGAGATTGTGTTCCCAct ATACTCACCAAACATTAAGGAGCTAAAGGTACTTAGTCACAGGAAGGTCAGGAGGGCGAGGTTGTACTATTTGAGAGACAAGCTTCCAAGGCTGTCGACGTTCAAATGA